In one Methanobrevibacter arboriphilus genomic region, the following are encoded:
- a CDS encoding transcription elongation factor Spt5, with the protein MEDHKNSIYALKTATGQERNVARMLARKSKDSGIGLGAILVPESLKGYILVESSTKIDMQNPAFKIPHLRGIVESSSRSAANANMVSFEEVKKFLNPEPIISSIQKGSIVELISGPFKGERAKVVRIDESREEVVLELIEAAVPIPVTVKGDQIRIIQKEAD; encoded by the coding sequence ATGGAAGATCATAAAAATTCCATATATGCTCTTAAGACAGCAACAGGTCAAGAGAGAAATGTGGCTAGGATGTTAGCTAGAAAATCAAAAGACAGTGGTATTGGTTTAGGAGCTATTCTCGTACCTGAATCTTTGAAAGGTTATATATTAGTAGAATCTTCGACTAAGATTGATATGCAAAATCCTGCATTTAAAATACCTCATTTAAGAGGTATTGTTGAAAGCAGCTCAAGAAGTGCAGCTAATGCTAATATGGTATCTTTTGAAGAAGTTAAAAAATTCCTAAATCCTGAGCCTATTATATCTTCTATTCAAAAAGGAAGTATTGTAGAGCTTATATCTGGTCCTTTCAAAGGAGAAAGGGCTAAAGTGGTTCGTATTGATGAATCTCGTGAAGAAGTTGTTCTTGAGCTAATCGAAGCTGCGGTTCCAATTCCTGTAACTGTTAAAGGAGATCAAATTAGAATTATACAAAAGGAGGCTGACTAA
- a CDS encoding 50S ribosomal protein L10 has product MAHVAEWKKEEVKELKGLIDSYEVIGIVNLLNIPARQLQKMRQSLKGKAIIRMSKKNLIDLAFKDCNDKKENIIGLSNYMDGQPAIVFTDMNPFKLFKILEDSKTSAPAKEGNIPDSDIVVPEGDTGFEPGPLLGELQQVGIPAKIDKGKIIVSKDHVVVEAGEVVSKQVASMLTRLDIQPMEVGIDLQAAYEEESVYTSDLLTIDEEKTLADVQSAFSQAFNLSVNAGIPTKETIVAIIQNANSKSVNLAMNASILTSETTEPLIALANAKMLSLASAIADEEGALDEELIEKLSNVSVAAAVVEETNQADDEDEDEEEEKEEEAEEEEAAAGLGALFG; this is encoded by the coding sequence ATGGCTCACGTTGCTGAATGGAAAAAAGAAGAGGTTAAAGAACTTAAGGGTTTGATTGATTCTTATGAAGTAATAGGTATAGTTAATTTGCTTAATATACCTGCAAGACAGCTTCAAAAGATGAGACAATCTTTAAAAGGCAAAGCTATTATCAGAATGTCTAAAAAGAATTTAATTGATTTAGCCTTTAAAGACTGTAATGACAAAAAAGAAAATATTATTGGTCTTTCTAATTACATGGATGGTCAACCTGCAATTGTATTCACTGATATGAACCCTTTCAAGCTGTTCAAAATATTAGAAGATAGTAAAACTTCTGCTCCTGCTAAGGAAGGAAATATTCCTGATTCTGATATTGTTGTACCTGAAGGGGATACTGGATTTGAACCAGGCCCATTACTCGGTGAATTGCAACAAGTGGGAATACCTGCTAAGATTGATAAAGGTAAAATTATAGTTTCTAAAGATCATGTTGTTGTTGAAGCTGGTGAAGTTGTTTCTAAACAAGTTGCTAGTATGTTAACAAGACTTGATATTCAACCTATGGAAGTAGGAATCGATTTACAAGCAGCTTATGAAGAAGAGTCTGTTTATACTTCTGATTTGTTAACTATTGATGAAGAGAAAACTTTGGCCGATGTTCAAAGTGCGTTCTCACAAGCATTTAACCTTTCTGTTAATGCTGGAATACCTACTAAAGAAACTATTGTTGCTATTATCCAAAATGCAAATAGCAAGTCAGTTAACTTAGCTATGAATGCATCAATACTTACATCTGAAACAACCGAACCTTTAATTGCTCTTGCAAATGCTAAAATGTTGTCTTTAGCTAGTGCAATAGCTGATGAAGAAGGTGCGCTTGATGAGGAACTCATTGAAAAGTTATCTAATGTTTCTGTTGCTGCAGCTGTAGTTGAAGAAACTAACCAAGCAGATGATGAAGATGAGGATGAAGAAGAAGAGAAAGAGGAAGAAGCTGAAGAAGAAGAAGCAGCTGCTGGCCTTGGAGCTCTCTTTGGTTAA
- the rpl12p gene encoding 50S ribosomal protein P1: MEYIYAAMILHSADKDINEENVKSIIEAAGIEADDARVKALIAALEDVDIEEAIATTAMAAAPAAATEAAPAAEEEAEEEEEEEEEEAAEEEAAAGLGALFG, from the coding sequence ATGGAATATATATACGCAGCAATGATTTTGCACAGCGCAGATAAAGATATTAATGAAGAAAATGTTAAAAGTATTATTGAAGCAGCAGGAATTGAAGCAGACGATGCTAGAGTCAAAGCATTAATTGCAGCTTTAGAAGATGTGGATATTGAAGAAGCTATTGCAACTACTGCTATGGCAGCAGCTCCTGCAGCAGCTACCGAAGCAGCTCCTGCAGCTGAAGAAGAAGCTGAAGAAGAGGAAGAAGAAGAGGAAGAAGAAGCTGCTGAAGAAGAAGCAGCCGCTGGATTAGGTGCTTTATTCGGATAA
- a CDS encoding 50S ribosomal protein L11 produces MAKDTVEILIEGGSATPGPPLGPAIGPFGINMMQVVEEINKKSADFEGMKVPVKVIIDSDTKDFEIEIGTPPTTALIMDELKLEKASQDPGLDKVADLSVEQALKIARMKFDTILANDYKHGAKEVMGTCVSMGITVDGKDPREAQKAVDAGEYDSILAE; encoded by the coding sequence ATGGCTAAAGATACTGTTGAAATTCTTATAGAAGGGGGAAGTGCAACTCCAGGACCACCTCTTGGTCCAGCTATAGGTCCTTTCGGAATTAATATGATGCAAGTTGTTGAGGAAATTAACAAAAAAAGTGCTGATTTTGAAGGGATGAAAGTACCAGTTAAAGTAATCATTGATAGTGATACTAAAGATTTTGAAATAGAAATTGGTACTCCGCCAACTACAGCCCTTATTATGGATGAGTTAAAACTTGAAAAAGCTTCTCAAGACCCAGGTTTAGACAAAGTTGCTGATTTATCAGTTGAACAAGCTTTAAAAATAGCTAGAATGAAGTTCGATACAATTTTAGCTAATGATTATAAACATGGTGCTAAAGAAGTAATGGGGACTTGTGTAAGTATGGGAATTACTGTAGATGGTAAAGACCCAAGAGAAGCACAAAAAGCTGTTGATGCTGGGGAATATGATAGTATTCTTGCAGAATAA
- a CDS encoding 50S ribosomal protein L1, translating into MTQEIMEAVKKAKDESKPRNFTQSIDVIINIKDLDVKKPENRFDEEVALPNGRGKDVKIGFIADGELAVQAKNAGIDLVVTKADLEEYGKDRKQAKKVANAHDFFVAQADMMPLVGRFLGPVLGPRKKMPKPVPANAKAEPLIQRLQSTVKIGVKDQPSIQTLVGTQDMSDEQIAENIEAILTVLDRNLEKGRNQVKSMFVKTTMGSVVRVI; encoded by the coding sequence ATGACACAAGAGATTATGGAAGCGGTGAAGAAGGCAAAAGATGAGTCTAAGCCGAGAAACTTCACACAATCTATTGATGTTATTATTAACATCAAAGATTTGGATGTCAAAAAACCAGAAAATCGGTTTGATGAAGAAGTTGCTCTCCCTAATGGACGTGGTAAAGATGTTAAAATAGGCTTTATCGCAGATGGGGAATTAGCAGTTCAAGCTAAAAATGCTGGTATCGATCTTGTTGTGACTAAAGCAGATTTAGAAGAGTATGGAAAAGACAGAAAACAAGCTAAAAAAGTAGCTAATGCACATGACTTTTTCGTAGCTCAAGCTGATATGATGCCACTTGTTGGTAGATTCTTAGGACCAGTTTTAGGTCCGAGGAAAAAAATGCCTAAACCAGTTCCTGCTAATGCTAAAGCAGAACCTTTAATTCAAAGGTTACAAAGTACTGTTAAAATAGGTGTTAAAGACCAACCAAGTATTCAAACTTTAGTCGGAACTCAAGATATGAGTGACGAGCAAATAGCTGAAAATATCGAGGCAATTCTCACAGTCTTAGACCGCAATTTAGAGAAAGGAAGAAACCAAGTTAAATCCATGTTTGTTAAAACAACAATGGGTTCAGTAGTGAGGGTGATTTAA